The following coding sequences are from one Vulpes vulpes isolate BD-2025 chromosome 12, VulVul3, whole genome shotgun sequence window:
- the LOC112915663 gene encoding pyruvate dehydrogenase phosphatase regulatory subunit, mitochondrial-like isoform X2, with the protein MFHRLLSVVRRQRTGRGWQNWSSGRSGASAAEAHSVALPAQAHVVICGGGIMGTSVAYHLSKMGWKDIVLLEQGRLAAGSTRFCAGILSTARHLSIEQKMADYSNKLYQQLEQETGIQTEPLLSSLLRRMPELDTLEIMKLVNCPEIFTPDMRCILGESPLVQGYFVLAGMNSAGISFGGGAGRFKRKRAEPLPEESTRGDHGSFQREKGPAT; encoded by the exons ATGTTCCACCGGTTGCTGTCGGTGGTCCGAAGACAAAGGACCGGCCGAGGATGGCAGAACTGGTCGTCGGGGAGAAGCGGCGCGTCTGCTGCCGAGGCGCATTCTGTCGCCCTGCCTGCCCAGGCGCATGTCGTCATCTGCGGCGGGGGAATCATGGGCACATCCGTGGCCTATCACCTCTCCAAGATGGGGTGGAAGGATATTGTCCTTTTGGAGCAGGGCAG GCTGGCTGCTGGCTCTACGAGGTTCTGTGCTGGCATCCTGAGCACCGCCAGGCACTTGTCCATCGAGCAGAAGATGGCAGACTATTCCAACAAACTCTACCAGCAGTTAGAGCAAGAAACGGGCATCCAGACAG AGCCCCTGCTGAGTTCCCTCCTGCGGCGCATGCCTGAACTGGACACTCTGGAGATCATGAAGTTGGTGAACTGCCCCGAGATCTTCACCCCAGACATGAGGTGCATCCTGGGCGAGTCTCCTTTGGTGCAGGGCTACTTTGTCTTGGCAGGAATGAACTCTGCTGGCATCTCCTTTGGTGGAGGGGCTGGGAG GTTCAAAAGGAAAAGAGCAGAACCCTTGCCtgaagagagcacaagaggggacCATGGatcatttcagagagaaaaaggaccAGCAACCTGA
- the LOC112915663 gene encoding pyruvate dehydrogenase phosphatase regulatory subunit, mitochondrial-like isoform X1 — MFHRLLSVVRRQRTGRGWQNWSSGRSGASAAEAHSVALPAQAHVVICGGGIMGTSVAYHLSKMGWKDIVLLEQGRLAAGSTRFCAGILSTARHLSIEQKMADYSNKLYQQLEQETGIQTEPLLSSLLRRMPELDTLEIMKLVNCPEIFTPDMRCILGESPLVQGYFVLAGMNSAGISFGGGAGRSCLRFVFLGSKGKEQNPCLKRAQEGTMDHFREKKDQQPETRVLRTILRNSNPTNL; from the exons ATGTTCCACCGGTTGCTGTCGGTGGTCCGAAGACAAAGGACCGGCCGAGGATGGCAGAACTGGTCGTCGGGGAGAAGCGGCGCGTCTGCTGCCGAGGCGCATTCTGTCGCCCTGCCTGCCCAGGCGCATGTCGTCATCTGCGGCGGGGGAATCATGGGCACATCCGTGGCCTATCACCTCTCCAAGATGGGGTGGAAGGATATTGTCCTTTTGGAGCAGGGCAG GCTGGCTGCTGGCTCTACGAGGTTCTGTGCTGGCATCCTGAGCACCGCCAGGCACTTGTCCATCGAGCAGAAGATGGCAGACTATTCCAACAAACTCTACCAGCAGTTAGAGCAAGAAACGGGCATCCAGACAG AGCCCCTGCTGAGTTCCCTCCTGCGGCGCATGCCTGAACTGGACACTCTGGAGATCATGAAGTTGGTGAACTGCCCCGAGATCTTCACCCCAGACATGAGGTGCATCCTGGGCGAGTCTCCTTTGGTGCAGGGCTACTTTGTCTTGGCAGGAATGAACTCTGCTGGCATCTCCTTTGGTGGAGGGGCTGGGAG GTCCTGCCTACGCTTTGTGTTTCTAGGTTCAAAAGGAAAAGAGCAGAACCCTTGCCtgaagagagcacaagaggggacCATGGatcatttcagagagaaaaaggaccAGCAACCTGAAACCAGAGTCCTGCGGACAATTCTCAGGAATTCAAATCCCACAAATCTCTAG
- the LOC112915663 gene encoding pyruvate dehydrogenase phosphatase regulatory subunit, mitochondrial-like isoform X3, protein MFHRLLSVVRRQRTGRGWQNWSSGRSGASAAEAHSVALPAQAHVVICGGGIMGTSVAYHLSKMGWKDIVLLEQGRLAAGSTRFCAGILSTARHLSIEQKMADYSNKLYQQLEQETGIQTEPLLSSLLRRMPELDTLEIMKLVNCPEIFTPDMRCILGESPLVQGYFVLAGMNSAGISFGGGAGR, encoded by the exons ATGTTCCACCGGTTGCTGTCGGTGGTCCGAAGACAAAGGACCGGCCGAGGATGGCAGAACTGGTCGTCGGGGAGAAGCGGCGCGTCTGCTGCCGAGGCGCATTCTGTCGCCCTGCCTGCCCAGGCGCATGTCGTCATCTGCGGCGGGGGAATCATGGGCACATCCGTGGCCTATCACCTCTCCAAGATGGGGTGGAAGGATATTGTCCTTTTGGAGCAGGGCAG GCTGGCTGCTGGCTCTACGAGGTTCTGTGCTGGCATCCTGAGCACCGCCAGGCACTTGTCCATCGAGCAGAAGATGGCAGACTATTCCAACAAACTCTACCAGCAGTTAGAGCAAGAAACGGGCATCCAGACAG AGCCCCTGCTGAGTTCCCTCCTGCGGCGCATGCCTGAACTGGACACTCTGGAGATCATGAAGTTGGTGAACTGCCCCGAGATCTTCACCCCAGACATGAGGTGCATCCTGGGCGAGTCTCCTTTGGTGCAGGGCTACTTTGTCTTGGCAGGAATGAACTCTGCTGGCATCTCCTTTGGTGGAGGGGCTGGGAG GTGA